A window of Elgaria multicarinata webbii isolate HBS135686 ecotype San Diego chromosome 2, rElgMul1.1.pri, whole genome shotgun sequence contains these coding sequences:
- the POLR2L gene encoding DNA-directed RNA polymerases I, II, and III subunit RPABC5 — MIIPMRCFTGGKIVGNKWEAYLGLLQVEYTEGDASDTLGLKRYCCRMLLAHLDLIEKLLIYAPLEK; from the exons ATGATTATACCCATGAGATGCTTCACTGGTGGCAAAATAGTTGGAAACAAATGGGAGGCGTACCTTGGCCTTCTGCAAGTAGAATATACAGAAGG TGATGCCTCGGATACTCTGGGTCTGAAGAGATACTGCTGTCGAATGCTGCTTGCCCATCTGGATCTGATTGAGAAGCTCCTGATTTATGCTCCTCTGGAGAAATAA